TCTGTATTGAAGGCAGGGTATATGGAAAATCAGTAGCCCGTTTGGTTTACTATCATTTTGTTGAAAAATTTGATATGGATGATCTTTCATTCCGTATGTCCTTTAAAGATGAAAATCGGTTTAATGTACATTTCAGCAATCTGGAGAGGCTAACTAGCGGTGAGGTTCGCAGTAAAGCTCTGAATACGGGCAGAGGAAAGAAAGGGAATTATAAGCAGGCAGTTAGCCAATATACAGTTGATGGAAATTTTGTTGCTACCTACGAAAGTATTTATGCAGCAAGTGAAACTTTGGGGATTCATCCAACCTATATTCTCCCGGTCATCAATAAAAAAAAGACTACCGCAGGAAAATTTAGATGGTTTACAAAAGATACTATGCCCACTAAAGAAGATTTTATCCCTGAAACTAAAAATAAACAGGAAAAAATACTTAATACAAGCCTCTGGACAAAGCTGGGGCAACCACCCATTGATGAGAATAATCCTCCAGCCTGTATGAATTTATCACTAAAGGATCTTTCCGGTGAAATATGGAGGCCGTTTCCTGATCTTGAGCAATATTTTGCCATCTCCAACAAGGGAAGAATAAAGCGACTAAACAGTTGGACGGAGAATAGAAACAAAACTTTTTGGAAAGAGCATATTATATCACTTTTTGTACTGAAGTCTGATAATAAATCATATTATTTCTATACTAAATTAACTTGTAATGGAAAGAGCTACAGCGTAGTCATTACCCGAATGCTTTATTATTGTTTTGTAGAAGAATTTGATCTTAAAAACAAAGATATGGTGATCGTAAACAAGAATGATCCACAATGGGATTTAGATATTTCGAAATTAACCTTACAGTCTACTAATGATATCCTTACAGAAAGGAATAAACTATATGCCACTAAGATAAGAACGATACTTAATTCCAAAGAAGTATTCAATAATTCTCTTTGGGAAAAACTCGGTAAACCAGAGATTAATAAAGAGAATCCACCGGCTATTTTTGATTTGTCTTTGAGCGACTTACCAGATGAACACTGGAAACCATTACCCGGTTTTGAAGGTAAATATGCTATTTCAAATAAAGGAAGAGTAAAACGGTTCAGTGGATGGGGAGTAGGCAATTATTTTTATGGAGAGGAACAGATTATCTCTCTCAATTTAAAGAAGACTGAATCTCCTTCTCTTTATTTTCATATTCATAAGAAGGAAGATGCAAACCCCAAAAGTCTTGTAAGGTTGCTTTACTATTGTTTTGTTGAAGAATTTGATCTGAGGAATACAACGTTGAGGGTGGTTAATGAAAATCAGGGGCTACTGGAGATAGATTTGTCAAAACTGCTATTATGCCCTATGGTAACTGCCTTTAAGAAAAAAAAATAAGATAGGGGATCATTATCAAAACTTGGAGAGAAATTGTTTAGATGTATTTTTTGCCACGAATGTACGAATATTTTTATTATCCACGGATGGCGCAGATTTTTACAGATGCTGCTGTTTCTGTTGGTTTTTCGCAAAGACGCGAAGATTGGTTTAATGCCGTATATTTTTAAGACGCAAGGATTTTATCTAAGATAAAATTGAGGGCTGAACATAATGGCCACGAATGCACGAATATTTTTATTATCCACAGATGGCGCAGATTTTTACAGATGCTGTTGTTTCTGTTGGTTTTTCGCAAAGACGCGAAGATTGGTTTAATGCCGTATATTTTTAAGACGCAAGGATTTTATCTAAGATAAAATTGAGGGCTGAACACAATGGCCACGAATGCACGAATATTTTTATTATCCACGGATGGCGCAGATTTTTACAGATGCTGCTGTTTCTGTTGGTTTTACGCAAAGCCGCAAAGCTATTTTTTAATGCTTTATGTCTTTACGTCGCAAGGATTTTATCAGAGATAAAATGGAGGGGTTTTAATATCGCCACGAATGCACGAATATTCTTATTTCTCACAGATTTCTCATATTTAGAGCCCATCATTAGAAAATCAAAGATTTTCAAAAACTTAGGTGCACTTCTATGCAGCTTAACATTAAGCTTAAATAACTAAAGTGTTAAAAAAACTTTTGTGACTTTTGACTCCGTCGAAATATCATTCATCGACTGAAAGGAGATAATCTTCGATTTGTGGTTAAATTTTTGTCACGAATGCACGAATATTTTTATTTCCCACAGATCGCAGATTTTCCA
The sequence above is a segment of the Chryseobacterium sp. MYb264 genome. Coding sequences within it:
- a CDS encoding NUMOD4 domain-containing protein, encoding MKLPTELGDEYVNTVLSDLSLKDLPNEEWKLIEDFENYAISNYGRVKSLERWVPLPAGGEQKILDRIMKPQFFRYFNKHLKAHLYNVRCNLCIEGRVYGKSVARLVYYHFVEKFDMDDLSFRMSFKDENRFNVHFSNLERLTSGEVRSKALNTGRGKKGNYKQAVSQYTVDGNFVATYESIYAASETLGIHPTYILPVINKKKTTAGKFRWFTKDTMPTKEDFIPETKNKQEKILNTSLWTKLGQPPIDENNPPACMNLSLKDLSGEIWRPFPDLEQYFAISNKGRIKRLNSWTENRNKTFWKEHIISLFVLKSDNKSYYFYTKLTCNGKSYSVVITRMLYYCFVEEFDLKNKDMVIVNKNDPQWDLDISKLTLQSTNDILTERNKLYATKIRTILNSKEVFNNSLWEKLGKPEINKENPPAIFDLSLSDLPDEHWKPLPGFEGKYAISNKGRVKRFSGWGVGNYFYGEEQIISLNLKKTESPSLYFHIHKKEDANPKSLVRLLYYCFVEEFDLRNTTLRVVNENQGLLEIDLSKLLLCPMVTAFKKKK